From the Gramella sp. Hel_I_59 genome, one window contains:
- a CDS encoding NAD(P)H-hydrate dehydratase: MKILTAEQLAEADKVTLEKQEITSEELMERAGTLVFNEIHKRLQGAPIPIKIFCGIGNNGGDGLVVARHLIQHGYEVRTFVVNYSDRRADDFLSNYEKLKEITNDWPELIKSQKGFPEIHTGDFVIDALFGIGLNRPVEGWPASLINLINTSQAFVLSIDMPSGLAPDKIFKDGAVVQAGYTLSFQSPKLSFYLPDTMDYVGDLQVIDLALDREYLGKVDSNIFLIGKEEAQSLYRSRKINSHKGDYGKVLIIGGSYGKIGSVILASRAAMRSGTGLCTVYIPECGYDALQISIPEVMVLTDENSKMITKFPSDFDADVFCFGMGAGNNDATAKAFEEFLKIQKKPIVVDADGINILSKNMSLLNELPENSVITPHPGELRRLIGDWKDDFDKLEKVKALSKKFKIIIVVKGAHTFIINNEEIYINSSGNPGMATAGSGDVLSGVITSFIGQKYSSLAATILAVYLHGSSGTIASDQLGYESLLAGDIADNIGRAVQELFNRNPEPAQKN, translated from the coding sequence ATGAAAATACTTACGGCAGAACAATTGGCAGAAGCAGACAAGGTTACTCTGGAAAAGCAGGAAATCACTTCAGAAGAACTTATGGAGCGGGCAGGAACGCTTGTTTTTAATGAAATTCATAAGAGATTGCAGGGAGCCCCAATTCCCATAAAGATTTTCTGCGGAATTGGTAATAATGGAGGAGATGGGTTAGTAGTCGCGAGGCATCTCATTCAACATGGATATGAGGTTCGCACATTTGTAGTTAATTATAGTGATAGAAGAGCTGATGATTTCTTGAGCAATTATGAGAAGTTGAAGGAAATTACGAATGACTGGCCAGAACTTATTAAGAGTCAAAAGGGTTTCCCTGAAATTCATACCGGTGATTTTGTTATAGACGCGTTGTTTGGAATTGGCTTGAACCGACCAGTAGAAGGATGGCCTGCTAGTTTAATTAATTTGATAAATACTTCACAAGCCTTCGTTCTTTCTATCGATATGCCAAGCGGTTTAGCGCCAGATAAGATCTTTAAGGATGGAGCAGTAGTTCAGGCAGGATATACCCTGAGCTTCCAGTCTCCCAAACTCAGTTTTTACCTACCAGATACCATGGATTATGTTGGTGATCTACAGGTCATCGATCTAGCACTAGATCGAGAATATCTTGGGAAAGTGGATTCAAACATATTCTTGATAGGAAAAGAGGAGGCTCAAAGTCTATATAGGTCAAGAAAAATTAATTCTCATAAAGGTGACTATGGAAAGGTTCTGATCATTGGAGGAAGCTACGGTAAGATAGGTAGCGTAATTCTGGCATCCAGGGCAGCAATGCGATCGGGTACGGGGCTATGTACGGTTTATATCCCTGAATGTGGATATGATGCCCTCCAAATATCTATTCCGGAAGTAATGGTGCTCACAGATGAAAACTCTAAAATGATCACCAAATTCCCTTCAGATTTTGATGCTGATGTATTTTGCTTCGGAATGGGAGCAGGAAATAATGATGCTACGGCTAAAGCTTTTGAAGAATTTTTAAAAATACAGAAAAAACCAATTGTGGTTGATGCTGATGGAATCAATATTTTATCAAAGAACATGTCCCTTCTGAATGAATTACCTGAAAACTCTGTAATCACTCCGCATCCTGGGGAATTGCGAAGACTAATAGGAGATTGGAAGGATGACTTTGATAAACTTGAAAAGGTTAAAGCTTTAAGCAAAAAGTTTAAAATCATCATAGTAGTAAAGGGCGCTCATACATTTATAATAAATAATGAGGAGATCTACATAAATTCCTCAGGAAATCCCGGAATGGCGACTGCTGGTAGCGGTGATGTGCTCTCGGGAGTTATCACAAGTTTTATAGGTCAGAAATATAGCAGCCTTGCGGCGACAATTCTGGCAGTCTACTTACACGGTTCAAGCGGTACGATAGCAAGTGATCAATTAGGATATGAAAGTTTGCTTGCTGGCGATATTGCAGATAATATTGGTCGTGCAGTTCAGGAATTATTCAATAGAAATCCGGAACCAGCTCAAAAGAATTAA
- the gcvT gene encoding glycine cleavage system aminomethyltransferase GcvT produces MKEVALSAIHNELNAKMVPFAGYNMPVSYEGVNIEHQTVREKLGVFDVSHMGEFLISGENALNLIQKISSNDASKLTDGKAQYSTMPNEDGGIVDDLIIYRLEAEKYLLVVNASNIDKDWNWISQHNDVDATMRDMSDELSLLAIQGPKAAEAMQSLTSIDLQNMKFYTFEVGTFAGVEKVIVSATGYTGSGGFEIYFRNEDAPQIWAAVMEAGEEFGIKPIGLAARDTLRLEMGYSLYGNDIDDTTSPIEAGLGWITKFSKDFINSEALKKQKEEGPKRKLVAFEMDERAIPRQGYDIVDENGKKIGEVTSGTMSPSLEKGIGLGYVPVEVAGVGNKISIQIRKKAVQATQVKLPFYKG; encoded by the coding sequence ATGAAAGAAGTAGCCCTGTCTGCAATTCACAATGAATTAAATGCCAAAATGGTACCTTTTGCTGGATACAATATGCCAGTTTCTTATGAAGGTGTTAACATTGAACATCAAACTGTACGAGAAAAACTCGGTGTTTTTGATGTTAGTCACATGGGAGAATTCCTGATTTCCGGAGAAAATGCATTGAACCTTATTCAGAAGATCAGTTCTAACGATGCTTCAAAGCTTACAGATGGGAAAGCTCAGTATTCTACGATGCCTAACGAGGATGGTGGTATTGTGGATGATCTTATTATTTACAGGCTGGAAGCAGAGAAATATTTGTTAGTTGTAAACGCTTCAAATATCGATAAGGACTGGAACTGGATCTCTCAGCATAATGACGTAGATGCCACTATGCGTGATATGAGCGATGAATTGTCTTTATTGGCGATACAGGGACCTAAAGCAGCTGAAGCTATGCAATCCCTTACTTCGATCGACCTTCAGAATATGAAATTCTACACTTTCGAGGTGGGAACTTTTGCCGGTGTGGAAAAAGTGATCGTTTCAGCTACAGGTTATACTGGTAGTGGCGGTTTCGAAATTTACTTCAGAAACGAAGATGCTCCTCAAATCTGGGCGGCAGTAATGGAAGCGGGAGAAGAATTTGGTATAAAACCAATTGGACTGGCAGCAAGAGATACTTTAAGATTGGAAATGGGATATTCCTTATACGGGAATGATATCGACGATACTACTTCCCCTATTGAAGCTGGTCTTGGCTGGATCACAAAATTCAGTAAAGATTTTATCAATAGTGAAGCGCTTAAAAAACAAAAAGAAGAAGGTCCAAAGCGAAAGCTAGTCGCTTTTGAAATGGACGAAAGAGCTATTCCTAGACAGGGATATGATATTGTAGATGAAAACGGCAAGAAAATTGGAGAAGTCACTTCGGGCACCATGTCACCATCCCTTGAAAAAGGAATTGGTTTAGGATATGTACCGGTAGAAGTTGCAGGTGTTGGAAATAAAATTTCCATTCAGATAAGAAAAAAAGCTGTACAAGCAACTCAGGTGAAATTGCCCTTTTATAAAGGATAA
- a CDS encoding sugar nucleotide-binding protein, with translation MKRILILGASGFIGNSLYKELCSYFDTHGTYYTENDFFEKNHQFHHFDIETENISILLENLKPDVIVSCLRGGFEAQIHTHFEIINYLLNYRKKLIFLSSANVFDAFTNYPSYEYDKTLSQSVYGRFKIKIENALLRLPNKQYNILRLPMVFGKGSPRVKQIRAILDLNEPLEVFPNVVVNATEIGKVTQQIHYIINRNRQGVFHLGSDDLVHQRDLVEDLTRELGYENPLFKNVYDSNFDRFLAVLPKDNKLPKNLQISIQEVVKASAKL, from the coding sequence TTGAAACGAATTTTGATATTAGGAGCGAGCGGCTTTATTGGGAATTCCCTGTATAAAGAGCTCTGCTCCTATTTTGATACACACGGTACCTATTATACTGAAAATGATTTTTTTGAAAAAAATCATCAATTCCACCATTTCGATATAGAAACGGAAAACATCAGTATTCTTCTTGAAAATTTAAAGCCAGATGTCATCGTATCCTGCCTGCGTGGAGGATTTGAAGCTCAGATTCATACTCATTTCGAGATCATCAATTACCTTCTCAATTATCGTAAAAAGCTGATATTTCTGTCATCGGCCAATGTTTTTGATGCTTTTACCAATTATCCCTCCTACGAATATGACAAAACACTTAGTCAGAGTGTGTACGGCAGATTCAAGATCAAGATAGAAAATGCATTGCTTAGACTTCCGAATAAACAATATAATATCCTGAGACTTCCTATGGTCTTCGGAAAAGGTTCCCCGCGGGTTAAGCAAATAAGAGCAATTCTGGATCTAAACGAACCGCTAGAAGTTTTTCCAAATGTGGTCGTTAATGCTACTGAAATTGGAAAGGTAACTCAGCAAATTCACTATATTATAAATAGGAACAGACAGGGAGTGTTTCACTTAGGCAGTGATGATCTGGTGCATCAAAGAGATCTCGTAGAGGACCTTACCAGGGAACTTGGTTATGAAAATCCACTTTTCAAAAATGTTTATGACTCCAACTTCGACAGATTCCTGGCGGTACTTCCTAAGGATAATAAGCTTCCAAAGAACCTACAGATAAGTATTCAGGAAGTAGTCAAGGCATCGGCTAAATTATAG
- a CDS encoding 4a-hydroxytetrahydrobiopterin dehydratase: MKKLSDTEIDDQLKNLDGWTYAKGAIHTSFEFENFKEAFTVMTRIAFEAEAQEHHPNWGNVYNQLEISLSTHDANGVTEKDFKLARTIEEIIESTN, translated from the coding sequence ATGAAAAAATTAAGTGATACTGAGATAGATGATCAATTGAAAAACCTTGATGGATGGACATATGCTAAAGGTGCCATTCATACTTCTTTTGAATTTGAGAATTTTAAAGAGGCCTTTACCGTAATGACAAGAATAGCATTTGAGGCCGAAGCACAAGAACATCATCCAAATTGGGGAAATGTATATAATCAATTAGAAATTTCTCTTTCTACTCATGATGCAAATGGTGTTACTGAAAAAGATTTCAAGCTTGCCAGAACAATTGAAGAGATCATAGAGTCAACGAATTGA
- a CDS encoding YebC/PmpR family DNA-binding transcriptional regulator: MGRAFEFRKARKMKRWSAMAKAFTRIGKDIVMAVKEGGPDPDTNAKLRAVIQNAKSVNMPKDNIERAIKRASDKNQGDYKVVLFEGYAPHGIAVLVETATDNNNRTVANIRSHFNKSDGNLGTSGSVEFMFDHTCNFRINAENLDPEELELELIDFGAEEVFEDEDGIHIYAPFEFFGAIQKELENREMEILSSGFERIPQVTKSLEGEQAADVEKLLEKLEEDDDVQNVYHTMETRDED, from the coding sequence ATGGGAAGAGCTTTTGAATTTCGCAAAGCACGGAAAATGAAACGTTGGTCTGCAATGGCTAAAGCATTTACCAGGATTGGTAAAGATATTGTCATGGCGGTGAAAGAAGGTGGTCCAGATCCTGACACGAATGCCAAACTTCGTGCAGTGATCCAGAATGCGAAAAGTGTCAATATGCCTAAGGATAATATCGAGCGCGCGATCAAACGTGCATCAGATAAAAACCAGGGTGATTACAAAGTAGTTCTTTTTGAAGGCTATGCTCCTCATGGTATTGCTGTTCTGGTAGAAACTGCAACCGATAATAACAATAGAACAGTTGCAAACATTCGCTCTCATTTCAACAAATCTGATGGAAATCTTGGAACTTCAGGTTCTGTAGAATTTATGTTTGACCATACCTGTAACTTCAGAATCAATGCTGAAAATCTGGATCCGGAAGAACTTGAATTAGAATTGATAGATTTTGGAGCTGAAGAAGTTTTTGAAGATGAAGACGGAATTCATATATATGCGCCTTTTGAATTCTTTGGTGCAATTCAAAAGGAATTAGAGAACAGGGAAATGGAAATTCTTTCTTCAGGATTTGAAAGAATTCCTCAGGTTACAAAATCTTTAGAAGGTGAACAGGCAGCAGATGTAGAGAAATTACTTGAAAAACTGGAAGAAGATGATGATGTTCAAAACGTCTATCACACAATGGAAACAAGAGATGAGGATTAA
- a CDS encoding 1-acyl-sn-glycerol-3-phosphate acyltransferase, translated as MRWLAKFIFYKILGWRLEDNFTSRTEKCVVIVAPHTSSFDFLLGILVRKIMNVEFNFVGKQELFKPPFGWYFKWVGGAPLDRSGQKNKVDAIAKVFEDKTIFRLALSPEGTREKTEKWRTGFYYIALKAEVPIVMVSFDYKPKKVKISEAFQPTGDFELDFKVITQFYEGVEGRIKENF; from the coding sequence ATGCGCTGGCTGGCAAAATTTATTTTTTACAAAATTTTAGGCTGGCGTCTGGAGGATAATTTTACTTCCAGAACTGAGAAGTGTGTAGTTATTGTTGCTCCACATACAAGTTCTTTTGATTTTCTCTTAGGAATTCTGGTTCGTAAAATTATGAATGTGGAATTTAACTTTGTAGGGAAGCAGGAACTATTCAAACCTCCATTTGGCTGGTATTTCAAGTGGGTAGGCGGAGCACCTCTTGATAGATCAGGACAAAAGAATAAAGTGGATGCGATCGCGAAGGTCTTTGAAGACAAGACTATTTTTCGATTAGCCTTATCTCCAGAAGGTACCAGAGAGAAAACCGAGAAATGGAGAACAGGTTTTTACTATATAGCTTTAAAAGCAGAAGTTCCTATCGTAATGGTTTCCTTCGACTATAAGCCTAAAAAAGTAAAAATCTCCGAGGCTTTCCAGCCAACCGGAGATTTTGAGTTAGATTTTAAAGTTATCACCCAGTTCTATGAGGGTGTAGAGGGAAGGATCAAAGAAAATTTCTAA
- a CDS encoding proline dehydrogenase family protein, with protein sequence MIRKKIFNNTKSAFKLKSNSDLDRAIFLFSMMNYSALVKAGSALTKMALKLHLPVETLIKKTIFEQFCGGVTEEDCKPVTKEMYGENLHSILDYSVEGKESEEEFDSAMRKKLSLIEYADKSDEVTFAMFKPTGIGRFAIWEKVSEKLSLTDDEKEEWDRVKNRVETLCKRAFELKVRLYADGEETWMQTAADDLMVEMMKKYNQDEVLIFNTLQCYRWDRLDYLKDLHEQGQKEGFKIGAKIVRGAYMEKENSRAKKLGYASPICESKEATDVNFNSVMSYCLNHLEDISVFIGTHNEVSSYLALQIMEDKGISIDDKRIWFSQLYGMSDHISFNMAKKGYNAVKLVPFGPVRDVVPYLLRRAQENTSVKGQTGRELALLSEEKKRRRGDESTKHHRE encoded by the coding sequence ATGATTAGAAAGAAGATATTCAACAATACTAAATCTGCATTCAAACTCAAATCAAATTCAGACCTTGACAGGGCGATTTTTTTGTTTAGCATGATGAATTATTCTGCTTTGGTAAAAGCAGGTAGCGCATTGACTAAAATGGCGTTAAAGTTACACTTGCCCGTAGAAACCCTGATAAAGAAAACAATTTTCGAGCAATTTTGTGGAGGTGTTACTGAAGAGGATTGTAAACCGGTGACCAAGGAGATGTATGGAGAGAACTTACATAGTATTCTTGATTACTCGGTTGAAGGAAAGGAAAGCGAAGAGGAATTTGATTCTGCAATGCGCAAGAAGTTAAGTCTTATTGAGTATGCTGATAAAAGTGATGAAGTCACTTTTGCAATGTTTAAACCTACTGGTATTGGAAGATTTGCGATTTGGGAAAAGGTAAGTGAAAAGCTTAGTCTTACAGATGATGAAAAGGAAGAGTGGGATCGTGTAAAAAACAGAGTTGAAACTTTATGCAAGCGCGCATTTGAATTGAAGGTTCGTTTGTATGCTGATGGTGAAGAAACTTGGATGCAAACTGCTGCCGATGATCTCATGGTTGAAATGATGAAAAAGTATAACCAGGATGAAGTGCTTATTTTCAACACTCTACAATGTTACCGATGGGACAGGTTAGACTACCTGAAGGATCTACACGAGCAAGGCCAGAAGGAAGGTTTTAAAATAGGGGCAAAGATCGTGAGGGGTGCTTATATGGAAAAAGAAAATTCCAGAGCTAAGAAATTAGGTTATGCATCGCCTATATGCGAAAGCAAGGAGGCAACAGATGTTAACTTTAACTCTGTAATGTCTTACTGTCTAAATCATCTGGAAGATATTTCAGTATTTATAGGTACTCATAACGAGGTAAGTAGTTACCTGGCTCTGCAGATAATGGAGGACAAGGGTATTTCTATCGACGATAAAAGAATATGGTTCAGTCAGCTTTATGGAATGAGTGATCATATTAGTTTTAATATGGCGAAGAAGGGATATAATGCTGTAAAATTGGTTCCATTTGGACCGGTTAGAGACGTTGTCCCTTATTTATTGAGACGTGCTCAGGAAAACACTTCAGTTAAAGGACAGACGGGTAGAGAATTAGCTTTACTTAGCGAAGAAAAGAAACGTCGTCGTGGAGATGAGTCCACGAAACATCACCGGGAATAA
- the aroB gene encoding 3-dehydroquinate synthase has translation MNEVKHLVNPVFYGSESYSKINQYIEDKKPSSVFILVDTNTQKNCLGLFLKDITTELHIEVIEIEPGEENKHIETCTGVWSALSELGADRKSLMINLGGGVVTDLGGFVASTFKRGIPFINVPTSLLAMVDASVGGKTGVDLGNLKNQVGVIVQAEMVVVDSNYLQTLSSREMRSGLAEILKHGLIADESYWNRMSNLSSLDLSELDAIIEHSINIKSEIVSQDPYERSIRKNLNFGHTLGHAIESFYLTNPEKDKLLHGEAIAIGMILESYLSSEILNFPQKKLQDIANIIIDLFGFVNIPTEDINQIISLLKHDKKNSNGQVNFVLLKDIAVPKLDVVVSEELIIKSFEFYSSLNLTNH, from the coding sequence ATGAATGAAGTTAAACACCTGGTCAATCCTGTATTTTACGGTAGCGAATCTTACTCGAAAATCAACCAGTATATAGAAGATAAAAAGCCATCTTCAGTATTTATTCTCGTTGATACAAACACTCAGAAGAACTGCTTAGGCTTATTCCTGAAGGATATAACTACGGAGCTTCATATTGAAGTTATTGAAATTGAACCGGGAGAAGAAAATAAGCATATTGAAACCTGTACGGGTGTTTGGAGTGCACTTTCAGAGCTTGGTGCAGATCGAAAGAGTTTAATGATTAATCTTGGTGGTGGTGTTGTCACTGATCTTGGTGGTTTTGTAGCTTCAACGTTTAAGCGTGGTATCCCCTTCATTAATGTTCCAACCAGCTTACTTGCTATGGTAGATGCATCGGTTGGAGGTAAAACTGGCGTTGATCTTGGAAATCTAAAAAACCAGGTGGGAGTCATAGTGCAGGCAGAGATGGTTGTGGTAGATAGCAATTACCTGCAAACATTATCCTCTCGTGAAATGCGCAGTGGTCTCGCTGAAATCCTGAAACATGGACTTATAGCGGACGAATCTTACTGGAATCGTATGAGCAACTTGAGCTCTCTTGATCTCTCAGAGCTTGATGCCATCATAGAACATTCAATAAATATAAAATCAGAGATTGTTTCGCAGGATCCATATGAACGGTCCATCCGGAAAAATCTAAATTTCGGGCATACGCTCGGCCATGCTATTGAATCCTTCTATTTAACTAACCCTGAAAAAGATAAATTACTTCACGGAGAAGCAATTGCGATCGGGATGATCTTAGAGTCTTATTTATCTTCTGAAATTCTAAATTTTCCGCAGAAAAAATTACAGGATATTGCAAATATTATAATTGATCTATTCGGTTTCGTAAACATCCCTACGGAAGATATTAATCAGATTATTTCGTTACTCAAACATGATAAAAAGAACTCGAACGGACAGGTAAATTTTGTTTTACTGAAAGATATTGCTGTTCCGAAATTGGATGTTGTAGTTTCTGAAGAGCTGATTATCAAATCTTTCGAATTTTATAGCTCTCTGAATTTAACTAATCATTAA
- a CDS encoding type 1 glutamine amidotransferase domain-containing protein → MNKRIAILATDGFEEVELTSPKEAMEKEGFKVEIVSLKSGNIKSWDGDNWGKDFKVDKTLDEVSAKDYHALVLPGGVINPDNLRIEESALIFVRDFFKQSKPVCAICHAPWTLISADVVEGRTMTSFSSIRKDLENAGALWVDQEVVVDEALVTSRNPDDLPAFNAKVIEEIKEGKHDLQHA, encoded by the coding sequence ATGAATAAGAGAATTGCAATTTTAGCAACAGATGGATTTGAAGAAGTAGAACTAACCTCCCCAAAAGAGGCAATGGAGAAAGAAGGTTTTAAAGTAGAGATCGTTAGCCTTAAGTCAGGTAATATTAAATCATGGGACGGCGATAATTGGGGAAAAGACTTTAAAGTAGATAAAACTCTTGACGAGGTTTCAGCAAAGGATTACCACGCATTGGTGCTTCCGGGAGGAGTGATCAATCCAGATAACTTAAGAATAGAAGAGAGTGCATTAATCTTTGTTCGAGACTTTTTCAAACAAAGTAAACCAGTATGTGCTATTTGCCATGCACCATGGACTTTAATTAGTGCAGATGTTGTGGAAGGTAGAACGATGACATCTTTTAGTAGTATTCGTAAAGACCTTGAAAATGCAGGTGCTCTATGGGTAGACCAGGAAGTTGTAGTTGATGAAGCTTTAGTTACAAGTAGAAATCCTGATGACCTTCCAGCTTTTAATGCAAAGGTGATTGAAGAAATTAAAGAAGGTAAGCATGATTTACAACATGCATAA
- a CDS encoding YihY/virulence factor BrkB family protein codes for MFSKIKVFGKLLKKTYVSWDKNEPYARSATIAYYALFSLPSLLIIVVSIAGYFFGREAVQGRLTGEIGEFIGTEASKAIEGMIENAALSQDSTLAIIFGLAMLIFGATGVFFQLKIAMNNIWNVAARKTNFLRMVLDRVISLGMVVVIGLLLLIALVVSTILKLITETMQQLIPDITQVAMYILNYALTFFFITTLFAMIFKLLPDIKIRLKTTYTGAALTTALFIIGETLISIYFGQSDPASVYGGASSVVLILLWVYYTCLILFFGAEFTVQYALLKKEKVEPNRFGEPAIYQEMKKLEQRKVQLEEEKYIVDRLKSYLDEDETSK; via the coding sequence ATGTTTAGCAAGATCAAGGTTTTCGGTAAGCTTCTTAAAAAGACTTACGTGAGCTGGGACAAGAATGAACCCTATGCCAGAAGTGCTACCATCGCTTATTATGCATTATTTTCCCTACCATCATTATTGATCATTGTGGTAAGTATTGCTGGTTATTTCTTCGGAAGGGAGGCCGTACAAGGCAGGCTTACAGGTGAAATAGGAGAGTTTATTGGAACTGAAGCTTCCAAGGCAATTGAAGGTATGATCGAAAATGCTGCATTGTCGCAAGATTCTACACTAGCAATTATCTTTGGTTTAGCAATGCTAATCTTTGGTGCAACCGGAGTCTTTTTTCAGCTAAAAATTGCCATGAATAACATATGGAACGTTGCGGCCAGAAAAACTAATTTTCTTCGTATGGTTCTTGATCGTGTGATTTCCCTGGGAATGGTGGTTGTCATTGGTTTACTGTTATTAATAGCTTTGGTTGTTTCTACTATTCTAAAGTTAATTACAGAAACAATGCAGCAGCTTATTCCTGATATCACACAGGTTGCAATGTATATTCTGAATTACGCACTTACGTTTTTCTTTATAACGACCTTATTTGCGATGATCTTTAAGCTTCTACCAGATATTAAGATAAGATTGAAGACCACCTATACAGGTGCAGCATTAACAACAGCACTTTTCATAATAGGCGAGACGCTTATCAGTATATATTTTGGACAAAGCGACCCTGCTTCAGTTTATGGTGGTGCTTCTTCAGTAGTATTAATTCTCCTTTGGGTTTACTATACCTGCTTAATTTTATTCTTTGGAGCAGAGTTCACAGTTCAATATGCTCTTCTGAAGAAAGAGAAAGTGGAGCCTAATCGTTTTGGTGAACCAGCAATCTACCAGGAGATGAAGAAACTCGAGCAAAGGAAAGTTCAGCTTGAAGAAGAAAAGTATATCGTAGACCGCTTGAAGTCTTACCTGGATGAAGATGAAACTTCGAAGTAA
- a CDS encoding DinB family protein: protein MRKSELTKGEIGEFYRGYIDRLEPEAELVPSLKSNTTDFIQFLENIPEEKWDYRYEEGKWTLKEMIQHIIDTERIFQFRALAIARNEPQPLPGFDHDIYVLNSRSEHRAIPDLIKEYKIVREAGIILFESMTVDMLKLGGVMNDINASPRALGFMMVGHAMHHIEVIKEKYH from the coding sequence ATGAGGAAATCTGAACTTACTAAAGGAGAAATAGGCGAATTTTACAGAGGTTATATCGATAGATTAGAACCCGAAGCTGAATTAGTTCCCAGTCTTAAATCAAATACAACTGATTTCATTCAGTTTTTGGAGAATATCCCGGAAGAAAAATGGGATTACCGTTACGAAGAAGGTAAATGGACTCTGAAAGAGATGATTCAGCATATAATTGATACTGAAAGGATATTTCAATTCAGAGCATTGGCAATTGCCAGAAATGAACCACAGCCATTGCCCGGTTTCGATCATGATATATATGTTTTGAATAGTCGGTCAGAACACAGAGCGATACCTGATCTTATTAAAGAATATAAAATTGTGCGAGAAGCGGGAATCATTCTTTTCGAAAGTATGACTGTAGATATGCTAAAACTAGGTGGTGTTATGAATGATATTAATGCTTCACCCAGAGCGCTTGGCTTTATGATGGTTGGTCACGCTATGCATCATATTGAGGTGATCAAAGAGAAATATCATTAA